Below is a genomic region from Neorhodopirellula lusitana.
GCCCGAGAAGGACGCGAACATGCTGCAGGGATACGTCGCCGACCCATGGGTGCGATCACTGATCCTGGAAGACTGGGCCGAAGAAGCCGTTCGCCGCAAAATGCGAGGCCGAACGAGCACGCCGTCGTTGCCCGATCGCTACGAATCGCTGCCCAAGGCAGAGCGAGAAGTGATGGACCTGATGTCCCCGGAAAAAGCCCGCCAGTGGCTGATCGAATCGAAGTAAAAAGCCCGAGGGGCTTTTAGTGGATCAGGGCCACAGTGGGAGAGGGCTACAGGACCACGGTGTTGCAGGGCCACAGTGGAGGATGATAGTCGCACTCCTGTGTTCCTGTGTTCCTGTGTTCCTGTGTTCCTGTGTTCCTGTGTTCCTGTGGCCCTTCCCCCCCCCTCTCCTACTTCCTCCTCAAGACGTAAACCACATCTTCGGTGGTTGCGTCGACCTCGATCGGATAGTCAAAGTCGTAGGCGAAATCGTAGGTTGCGACGGTTTCCCATTTGCCGCTGTGGGCGATCAGTGAGTTCATTTGCTTGGGCGTGTAGCTGCGAAGTCGCAACACGTCACTGATCCGGAAGCTGTCGCGGGGTGTGTGGATGTCGAAACAGATGCCGAAGCACTCCAGTCGCTTTTTCTTGTCTCGCGAGATTTCCCACATTTGAGTGTTGATCGCCAAGTGACCACGCCGTGCTGCCCAAGCCTCACCGTCGCTCGGTTCAGCCTCTGTCGGCGTTAGGTGCACGCCGAGCAAATAGATGCCACCGGGGCGAACCATGTCGGCCATGCATTCCAGGTGTTGGCGTGATTCCTTTTCGGAGCCCACATGCCGGAAGCTATTGATCGTATTGAACGCCACCTTGGCCGGGCCGTCCTTGCGGCGCGACGCTGGCAGGATGCCCTTGAAGTCGCTGCGTTGAAAATCGCACATGTCCGCGACGATCGCGGTTTCGTCGAAGCCGTGTCGTTTTAAACGCTGGTTGCAAAACCCGACCGCTTTGGGATTCAGGTCCAAGCCGAACGCAGGGTATCCCTTTCGCAGCAACGCATAGATCAGCCGCCCGGTGCCACAGGCCGGTTCAAAGAACCATTCATCGGCACCTTTTCGCGATGGGCTCGCGTACTCATCGGTGCACTGCAGGATAAAACGCGTTTCCGCTGCCACGTCCGCGCCAAAGACCAGGTCGTAGTACTTTGGGTGATCGTAAATGGATTCCTCGACCGTCCGCGGTCGTCCGTCGAGCGAGTCGGAGTTCGAGTTCGAATCGGTTTCCGTTTCTAAGTCAGCGTCGTTCAGGCCAGCCGCTTTGGTGTCGGTTGCTTTTTTGCCAACAGCTCGTTTGCCAGATGCTTTCTTGCCAGTCGCTTTCGGTGCAGTGCTCATCGAACAGGATCCAAACCGAGGCCGCGGCGGATCACACCGATTTGGCCAGCGTGGAGTGTTTCATGCAAAGGGCAGAACAACGCCGCGCCCAGCTTGCAGGGATAAGCCGCGTACGGCATGTCCAGCGGATCCAACAGAGAGACAGGATCGACGTTTGCAATTTCCTGCATCGCCAGTTCATGCACGCGAGCCAGTTTGTCAAATAGCTCGTCCGGCGTCAGCTGGCCGTCGGCGGAATCGGATGGTTTGCTGCCTCTCGCGTACGCCTTGCGAAAACGTCCAGGGATCAATTCCAGATCGTCCGGGTGGCGGCCTCGCATGCGAAACATCAGCAACCCGTATTGGCTGACCGCCAAGTGTCCGACCTGCCAAGCGATTTGGGACGTGGCACCATTGGGGCGTTCGAACCAGCGGTCGCGCGGTGTCGCGTCCAGCAGTCCGAGCGTGTACGCCCGAGCGAATTCAATTTGGCCGATCGCCGACTGCAGCATGATCGCTGCTTCGTCGCTGGTCGGAAGAACAGGGGTTGGCGGGTCGCCAGCGGGGATGACATTCATGCCCAGGTTTTAATGGACGACGCGTCGAATGCCCAGCCGGAGTGGTTGGTGGGAGGGCAGGGCAGATTGCACGACCGAAGTGGTTAGCGGCGGAGGTGGATCGAGCAGCTGTCGCCGTCGCAGTCGGGTTTGCCGCCGAAGAACTTTTGCGAGATCCAGTAGCGGTTTCGGCCGACGAATCGATACAGATGACGCCACAAGCTGGCCGTCCCCGGCACGTGCAGGATCGGCGCCGCGATCCATAACAGCGGCAGCCGACGGCTGAAGTAGCGAACCGCGTCGGCTCCACCGTGGCGATTGCCTTCGCTATCAACGACAAACATTTCTTGCATCAGCATTTCATGCGTCAGGTCCGGATACCGCTCGGCAGTCCGCTCATCGTGCAGGGATAGGAACGCGAGTCGTTTCCCGAACCGATCCAACTGATGCAGTCGTTTCACGCCGCTCGCACAAAAACTGCACTGCCCGTCATAGATTACGACGTCGCGGTCAGGATACGTGTCGGGATCGGGCAGCACGGGATAGCCGAGTCGAATGAGGATTGGAAGGAAACATCCACGCAAATCGCAAGATTTGATACACTCAGTGTACCGCCGATCTCACTTTCGCCTAACCGGGAATTTTCCGGTGGTGCCAATCCCCCGGCGGCCAGATTGCCCTCATACACGGGAAAGCAAGCATGGCTCAGGCTGATAGCGATATTCTAAGCAAGGTTGACTCCGCTCGACGCCGCATGGTCTTGGGCCAGTTCGGTCGCAGTTTTGCTGTGACGGCGTTTGCCGCGTTGCTGGTCAGCACGATTGCGGTCGCCGCGATGGCGGTGATCCCGTTGTCGCAAATGGTTGCTTGGGTCGGTTTGAGCCCAGCCGACGGGGCTGCCGCAGAGCCCACGCCGAGTAGTTGGATCACGTTTTGGTTGGTCGCGACGGGGGCAATCGCCTTGATCGTCGCAGCCATCTATACGTGGATGCGAGCACCCAGCCGAATGGACGTGGCCGCCGAAGTGGACCGGCGGTTCGGATTGCGAGAACGGCTTAGCAGCACGCTGGCGGTGCAGGCCGACACGCGCCACGCGACGCAGTCACCGCTTGCCAGCGCGCTGATGGACGACGCGACCAACAAGGCCAAGGAGATTCGTATCGCCGAGCAGTTCCCGCTTCGCTCGGCACGACAGGCGTGGTTGCCACTGTCGATCGTGCCGATCCTGGCCGCGATGATTCTGGTCGTTCAACCTGCTTCGCCCACCGACGCACCCGATGCGGTGGTGGTTGATTCGTCGGAGGTTCGTCAGGTGAAGGCGGCAGCGGCGGATCTGAAGAAGCGGCTGGAACAACAACGCAAGGCCGCCGAGGCGAAAGGCTTGAAGGAGTCGCAAGAGTTGTTTTTGAAGATGGAAAAGCAGCTCGACCAGATCACCAAAAGCCAAACGATGAACCGCAAGGATGCACTGATTCAGCTGAATGAGCTGAAGGATCAAATCCAACAGCGAAAGGATCGAATCGGTTCACCTGAACAATTGCGGAAGACGTTGTCACAGATGAAGGGAATGGAAGGCGGGCCTGCAGCCAAGGTGGCTGAACAGATTCAAAAAGGCGACTTCGGCAAGGCTGCCCAGGCGGTGAAAGAATTAGCCAAGCAGCTCAAGGATGGCAAGCTGAGTGACCAGCAAAAGAAGAAGCTGGCCGACCAGGTCAAGAAGCTTGGCAGCGAGCTGAAGAATGCGGTCCAGCAACACGAGCAAAAGAAGGAGCAGCTTCGGGAGCAGATTGAACAGGCGAAGCGAGAGGGCCGCAACGAAGACGCCGCCAAGATGCAACAGAAGCTGAACGAGGCCGAGGGTGCCGACGCACAAATGAATCAGATGCAGCAGATGGCGCAGTCGATGGAGTCGGCCGCCGATGCGATGAAGAACGGAGACTCACAGGCCGCTGCCGATGCGATGTCGCAAATGTCCGATCAGCTGGGCGAAATGCAGTCGGCGATGAGCGAACTGGAGGATTTGCAGGAGGCGATGGATGGGCTGTCGCAGTCGAAGAATCAGATGGGCTGCCAGAGTTGTGGCGGCGAAGGTTGCCAGTCGTGTCAGGGTGGTTCCGGAATGGGCGAAGGCGATAAGCCAGGTGACGGGCTCGGACGCGGTTCGGGCAAAGGTGATCGTCCGGAAGAGGAAACGGATACCAATACCTACGACACCCAGGTTCGTGGTGACGTCAAACGTGGCAAGGCAATCATCGCCGGGTTCGCCGACGGGCCTAACCGCAAGGGCGTGACTCGGGAAGAGATCAAAAGCGTGATCGAGTCAGCGATCAGCGAAGAGGGCGATCCGCTGGAAGACCAAGTCTTGCCTCGCGAGGAACGTGATCAAACTAGGCAGTATTTCGATAGCCTGCGTGAGGGCCTGTAACGCATGTCAGTCAAGGATGTGGATGAGTTGCCAGGTGATCGCTTAGTGAGCGGTTCGGTTGATTCGGGTTCGGCTTGCTGTGGCCCGGCTTGTTGTGTTTGGTCGGCAGACGCGTCGCGGTGGTGTGCGGTTGGGTGCGCGAGTTTGATCGTTGCCTTGGTTGGCTGGCGAGCCGCCTGGTTGTCCGCCAGCGTGCCGAACGTAACAGCCGACGCGGACGTCGCTCGTTTTCTGGTCGAGCAGGAAACCGGTTCATTCCTGATCTCCTTTGCCGACTCACCCGGTGATCCACTACCTCTATCAAGACAGGCAGGAAAGCCACGATTCGTTGCCGAGGGTGCCAGCGAGTGGGACGCTTCGCTTCCGATTTGGATCACGCCGGGCGAAGACGGCCAACCCGGTTGGGCAACCTGGGACGACAATCAAAACGGCGCCGTCGACGAGCCAGCGGAACTGGGCGCGGCATGGAGCGACGACTATTGTGTCGTCCAACTACCTGACGCAAGCGAATCCGCCAAGCAAGAGTTGACCGCGGGCCGGATTCTAGATCGCGGTGCTTACCGTCCCGCATCCGATACCGATCTTAGCCCACGAACGCGATACGTTTTCGAGACGTTGCCAGCTGAGACTAACTAGTTGAGCCTGATCGGCATCAATCCACTCAGCCGAGTGTTTGGTTAACGCCGATAAGTGATTGCCAAAGCTGAAGGCAGACCCACTAACTGGATAGAGCCAAGTTCGTGAGCGGCAAGACGCTAGGTGCCGGTAGATGTATTGTCGAACCGACGGCTATCGCCTTGTCGCTCAGCAACGTAGCCGTCACTGCTATCCCCAAGCAATTCTCAATGAGCGCAAGTCAAGCCGCGGCAGTTCGCTTAGGAAGCGTTCGCAAACCTTGTCGCGTCGTTTGCATTCGCGACCTGGTCGGCTGAGATGGAAACGATGGCAACTCCCAGGCGATCGGCCAGACGGATGGTGTCGTCGTGGTCCAGAAGGATCGTGCGGTCCGCCTCAATCGCGATCGCCACGCCACCGGCGTCGGCCACATTTTGGACCGTTTGCGTGCCGATCGTGGGCACATCGAATCGCATGTCTTGATTCGGTTTGCTGACCTTCACCAAGGTCCAGCCACCGCGTTTGCACAGTTGTCCGGCGCGAGCGATGCAGGCGTCGGTTCCCTCGATCGCTTCGACCGCGATCACGGTTCCGTCTTTGATCGCGACGGCCTGGCCGATATCCAGTCCGCCCATCGTCTTGGCGATTTGCCAACCGAAGTGCGCGTCGCGTGTGGTTCCTGGTGACAGCGTTCGACGTGTCAATTGGCCTGGCTTCACAAGTAGCTCCGGTGCAAGAGAAGTAGCCGAACAGATTTCGATTTGATTGTTTTGATAAGTATCGATGACCGCGGTCAGCAAACGATCGTCGCGAGCGTCCTTGTTACGGCCAATCAACAGCGGTCCAAACGTGCGGACACAAGTCAAGTCCGGCAGGTGCCGCAACAGAAGCGATCCGCCGTAAAGTAGGTCTGACTTGAACAGCTTGCCGGCCATCGTGACGTGGTGCACCTGTTCGCGTTTAAAGAAACGCAAGTGTTTTCCAAACCGGCCCACACCTGACCACAACACGCGGTCGCATACCGCTTCGATTTCTTCACCAGCGTGGCCCGTGATTGCCACGCAAACCACTCGGTGCCCGCTCGCTTGCAGCTTTTCCGCAACCGTGATTGGGAACCGTCCCCAACCGGCAACAAGACCGACGGGTGACCCCGGAGCAAGCTCAACGGGAGCGTCGTGGCGGATTGTGTCCGTTTGGTTGCTGTGGGTCATGCCGCTTTGGTGTGTTTGGCGACCGTGGGAGTTTCGGTGGTTTGATCGGTGGTAATTTGATCGTCGGATGCTGCCATGCCGAGTGAACGCTCAGCCATCTGGGTCAACGCTTCAACCTGTTGCTTCAGCTTCTTTAGTTCCCGCCGCATTTCAGGCAGGCGGCGTTGTCCCGCAACGACCTGCATTTCTTCTCGCAAGAGTGTTGCCGGCGAGCCCATGTAAACGCCCGCCGAAAGATCGTC
It encodes:
- a CDS encoding DinB family protein, producing the protein MNVIPAGDPPTPVLPTSDEAAIMLQSAIGQIEFARAYTLGLLDATPRDRWFERPNGATSQIAWQVGHLAVSQYGLLMFRMRGRHPDDLELIPGRFRKAYARGSKPSDSADGQLTPDELFDKLARVHELAMQEIANVDPVSLLDPLDMPYAAYPCKLGAALFCPLHETLHAGQIGVIRRGLGLDPVR
- a CDS encoding class I SAM-dependent methyltransferase, producing the protein MSTAPKATGKKASGKRAVGKKATDTKAAGLNDADLETETDSNSNSDSLDGRPRTVEESIYDHPKYYDLVFGADVAAETRFILQCTDEYASPSRKGADEWFFEPACGTGRLIYALLRKGYPAFGLDLNPKAVGFCNQRLKRHGFDETAIVADMCDFQRSDFKGILPASRRKDGPAKVAFNTINSFRHVGSEKESRQHLECMADMVRPGGIYLLGVHLTPTEAEPSDGEAWAARRGHLAINTQMWEISRDKKKRLECFGICFDIHTPRDSFRISDVLRLRSYTPKQMNSLIAHSGKWETVATYDFAYDFDYPIEVDATTEDVVYVLRRK
- a CDS encoding LpxI family protein; amino-acid sequence: MTHSNQTDTIRHDAPVELAPGSPVGLVAGWGRFPITVAEKLQASGHRVVCVAITGHAGEEIEAVCDRVLWSGVGRFGKHLRFFKREQVHHVTMAGKLFKSDLLYGGSLLLRHLPDLTCVRTFGPLLIGRNKDARDDRLLTAVIDTYQNNQIEICSATSLAPELLVKPGQLTRRTLSPGTTRDAHFGWQIAKTMGGLDIGQAVAIKDGTVIAVEAIEGTDACIARAGQLCKRGGWTLVKVSKPNQDMRFDVPTIGTQTVQNVADAGGVAIAIEADRTILLDHDDTIRLADRLGVAIVSISADQVANANDATRFANAS
- a CDS encoding thiol-disulfide oxidoreductase DCC family protein, whose protein sequence is MRGCFLPILIRLGYPVLPDPDTYPDRDVVIYDGQCSFCASGVKRLHQLDRFGKRLAFLSLHDERTAERYPDLTHEMLMQEMFVVDSEGNRHGGADAVRYFSRRLPLLWIAAPILHVPGTASLWRHLYRFVGRNRYWISQKFFGGKPDCDGDSCSIHLRR